A segment of the Chryseobacterium scophthalmum genome:
CCACGTATAAACGTTATTGATATCAGCAAATAAAGTTATTCCTTTAATACCCGCACCTGCTAAGAATGATTTTTTGAAATCATAACCTAATCTTACATTTTTAAACCTTAAGAATGAAGCATCTTCAATAAATTTAGATGTAAATTCAACTTTGGTTCCTGCTCTTTGTACATCTGTAATCTGACCAGGTGTAGTCCAAATATCTAATTGGCTTACATTCTGGTTCAGGTACCAGAAATCAGGGTTTTCTTGGAAGAATCTTTGGTTATTAAATCTTGAATATCCACTCTTCCATTGGAATTGAGAATTCAAGAAGAATCCTTTATACTTTAAATCAAGACCAAACCCTCCAGTATATGGTGCTAAATAGGTACCCCAACCAGTTTTATTATTAACTGCATCATAAACTTGAGTAGGATTACCATTTATATCTTGATAGATTGGATTACCTGTTTGAGGATCAACGCCACCCCAACCTACAATAAAGTGACTACCGTAAGCCTCACCAACTCTGATAATTGATGTACCTGATTCAAATTGATTAACCTGACCTAAGTCTAAAATTTTATTTTTATTATATGAGAAGTTTGCAAATACAGAAACTGTTAAATCAGAATTTTTAACAATATCTCCATGTAAATCAACTTCTACCCCTTTATTACTCATCTTACCTGAGTTATAATTAGGTATTACAGTAAATCCTGAAGTAGCAGATAAGCTATAATCTAAAAATAAATTTTTTGTTTGTCTATCATAAACATCAACAGACCCCCAAATTCTATCATTAAACAAACCATAGTCTAAACCAATATTAATTTGGTTTTCCATTTCCCATCTGTAGTTTTGATTTAATGGTGATCCTACAGCAAGTGATCTTGTTGTATTATACAATCCTCCATAGTTATAATACTGTAAATCATTATAAGGATTTATAGATGTTGGGTCTCCAAAGTTACCTGTAATCCCCCAGCTTGCTCTCAATTTTAAATTGTTAACTTTTGTATCAGATAAAAAATCTTCTTTGCTGATTGCCCAAGCTACAGAAGCACCACCAAAAGTACCTGCTTTTTTACCCATTGCAAATTGTGAACTAACATCTCTCCTAATATTGGCATCAATATAGTATTTACTATCATAGTTATATGATAATGATCCTAAAACTGCTAACGTCGTGAATCTTGTACTTCCTCCATTAATTACTGGCAAGATATTTTGAGCAACAGTAATTCCTACTGGCGTAGCTCCAAATGCCTTATCTAAACCATATCCTGTATAGCCAAAATTCTCTCTAAATCTACCAACATATTCTCCCAAAACGAATGCATTAAAATTATGCACATCATCCCAAGTATTCTTATATGATAATCTTGCATTTGTAGTAATCGTAGATGCGCTTGCTAGAGCTCTTGACAATGCCCCAGATTGCCCAGGAGAAGTTGTTGACCCATAGTAAGAATTTGGATTTGAATAATTTGTTGTATTATTCTGTGTATGATCGATACCTCCAAATACTCTTGCGGTGAAGTTTGAGTTTATATCATATTCCCCAAATGCACTTGTAATTATTTTAATCTGATTTCTTCCTCTTTCTCCAGTTAATGCTTGCTCTAAAGCACGCGCTCCATAGTTAGGTTCTCCGAAAAGTCCTGTCCCAGTAGCGAAAGTTCCATTATCGTTATATGGTGCCAAAACCGGCGCCGTATTCACTGCAAAGAAAGGGTTATTTGTAAATACTCCTGCCTCTCCTACAATTCCTTTCAGTCTGTTAAAACTTAAATTAGTTTGTGTACCAAATCTAAAGTTCGTTCCGTTTCCTGAATTAATACGAGCATTCAAAGTATATCTATCTAAGCTAGAAGCTTGAGCGATACCATCTTGACTAAACTGTCCTAAAGAGAAATAATAATTCGTATTATTTGCTCCACCAGAAATAGCAATATCATTTGTCATTGAGAACCCAGTTCTTAAAAATGATTTCGTCCAGTCTGTATTAACACCTGTTGCTTTGTAATCTGCAACATCTTGATCAGTAAAATTCCCCCAAGAGTTATTCCATGAAAGCCACTGATCAGCATCCATTAGCTGATATTTATATTTACTCTTCTGAGAGATACCCGCTTGTCCTGTATACTGAACTTGGAAACCACTTTTACCAGACTTTGTCTTAATTACTACAACCCCAGCTCCTGCTGCTGCTCCATACATAGATTTAGAAGCTGCATCCTTAAGAACAGTTATTTCTTCAAAATCATTTGGGTTTAATGCTGCAAATGCAGTAGAGTTCAAAGGTACACCGTCAACTACATATAAAGGAGTAGTACCTCCGTTGATAGATCCAACCCCTCTAATAATAATATTACCACCAGTTCCAGGTTGACCAGAACCTACCATGACATCAACCCCAGCTAATCTTCCTCCTAAATTCTGTACAAAGTTACCTACTGGTACATTGTTAATTTCTGAAGACTTGATTGTAGCTACAGCAGTAGTAATATCTCCTTTCTTCTTTGGAGTATACCCTACTAAAACAACTTCGTCAATGACAGCCTCCTTATCAACCTTGACATTATTTGTGTCTTTTTTTGTTGTTTGCGCATAGGCCATTGATCCTATAAAGAACAACGCCCCCGCACTTAATACACGTAATTTAACATTCATATTAACAAAATTTTAATATTTTTAATGAGCAAATATGTTAATAAATATTAACATATGCAAATTTTTAACTTATATAAATTCTTTTTTTTTACTTGATATACTAGAAAAATAAAGAATTAATTAAAATTCAATAATAAAGTCTAACAAAAACCGTTAAAAATAAAACCTTTCAACTAAATCACATAGTTTTAAGAAATTTTAACCAAAACAAAAAAAATTATTTAGAATCAATCCAAACAAATGTCTTTTTACGAAAAAACCATTCCGAAAGGAATGGTTTTAAATTATTTATAAAATTAAATTACTTCAATTTCTTCTTTACAGCAACCTCTTCGTATACTTCAAGAATATCGTTTTGTTCAATATCATTATAGCCTTTAAGGTTCAATCCACATTCGTAGCCTTTCGTAACTTCTTTCACATCATCTTTGAAACGTTTTAAGCTTTCAAGTTCACCATCAAATTTCACGATACCATCTCTTAGTAATCTTACTTTCGATTGTCTCGTTACTTTTCCGGTAAGAACCATACAACCTGCAATAGTTCCAACTTTAGAAATCTTGAATACCTCACGGATTTCAACATTACCAATAACTTGTTCTTGAATTTCCGGAGAAAGCATTCCCTCCATCGCTTCTTTCACCTCATCGATTGCTTTGTAGATTACAGAATATGTTCTGATCTCAATTTCTTCACGGTCTGCAAGATCTTTAGCATTTGCTCCAGCTCTTACGTTGAATCCGATGATAATTGCATCAGACGCAGCAGCTAAGTTGATATCAGATTCTGTGATCTGTCCAACACCTGAGTGAAGGATTTTCACGCTGATTTCTTCTGTTGATAATCTTTGTAACTGATCAGAAAGTGCTTCTACTGAACCATCCACGTCACCTTTAAGGATAATATTCAATTCTTTGAATTCTCCTAAAGCAATACGTCTACCTAATTCTTCAAGGGTTGTATGTTTTTTCGTTCTGATTGAAAGTTCTCTCTGTAATTGCTCTCTCTTATTAGCAATAGCTTTACCTTCACTTTCGTCGGCATAAACACGGAATTTATCACCTGCTGTAGGCGCTCCGTCTAAACCTAAGATTGTTGCCGGAATTGAAGGACCTGCCTCTTCAAGGTTTTTCCCTCTTTCATCTAATAAAGCTTTTACTTTACCGTGATTTTTACCTGCTACTACATAATCTCCAACTTTTAAAGTTCCGGTTTGCACTAACATTGTTGCTACATAACCTCTACCTTTATCTAAAGATGCTTCAATTACAACTCCGTTTGCAGCACGTTCAGGATTAGCTTTTAATTCAAGCATTTCTGCCTGTAACAATACTTTCTCTAATAAAAGATCCATATTATTACCCATTTTAGCTGAAATTTCCTGAGCCTGAACATTTCCTCCCCATTCCTCTACCAAAATATTCATTCCGGAAAGTTGTTGACGGATGTTATCAGGGTTTGCATTCGGCTTATCCACTTTGTTGATTGCAATAATCATTGGCACCCCTGCAGCCTGTGCGTGAGAAATTGCTTCTTTTGTTTGAGGCATTACATCATCATCCGCAGCAATTACAATAATTGCAATATCGGTAACCTGTGCCCCTCTAGCTCTCATCGCAGTAAAGGCTTCGTGACCTGGTGTATCTAAGAATGTAATTCTCTGACCATTTTCCAGCTTCACATTATAAGCTCCAATGTGCTGTGTAATTCCACCTGACTCACCTGCAATTACGTTAGTTTTTCTAATGTAATCCAACAATGAAGTTTTACCATGGTCAACGTGTCCCATTACTGTTACAATTGGTGCTCTTGAAACAAGACTTTCTTCTGTATCGATTTCGTCATCTGCATCTGTATCTTCAAGATCTGCATCCGAGAATTCAATTTTATATCCAAATTCATCAGTTACCAACAATAAAGTATCGGCTTCTAATCTTTGGTTCATGGTAACCATTACTCCTAAAGAGAAACAAGCAGAAATAACTTCAGTAGGAGAAACATTCATTAAACTTGCCAATTCACCAACAGTGATGAACTCGGTTACTTTTAATGTTCTGTCTGCTGCATCAATTTCTTGCTGACGCTCGTCTTGCTCTCTACGGAAACTTCTCTTATCTTTTCTGTGTTTAGAAGATTTAGATTTACCTCCTTTATTAGTTAGTTTTTCAAGGGTTTCCTTGATTTGGTTTTTAACTTGCTCATCGGTTAACTCAACAGGCATGGTTCTCTGTCCTGGTCTGTTATTTCCGAAACGGTTTCCACTACCTTGTCCTTGAGGACGATTCTGACCGCCTT
Coding sequences within it:
- the infB gene encoding translation initiation factor IF-2; its protein translation is MPKIRLNKAVKEFNISMSRLVEFLQSKDIVVENNPNAQLEEAAYSALEAEFAKDGEQRKASHEVVISKVPEEKLEMEEKKAPEVIRAKANTKPETRILGKIDLEPKKAEPVAEEPTPAPAAPVEEKKEEKVEVKEVKEEVKAAKEEVVPVSEVKATPERQEFKVLDKIDLSQIEGNRNRPAKKDKPKTEEVKATAKPAEPAKETPKPVEKPVEKVEEKKPESTNEEPQEPQKIETVYQKLDGPKIVGEKIDLTQFAPKPNSGAKKKRKRIEKPGGPNQNTGNNQQGGNNQQGGQNRPQGQNGPGGNRPPGQGGYQGNRPPGQGGQNRPGGPQGNRPPGQGGQNRPQGQGSGNRFGNNRPGQRTMPVELTDEQVKNQIKETLEKLTNKGGKSKSSKHRKDKRSFRREQDERQQEIDAADRTLKVTEFITVGELASLMNVSPTEVISACFSLGVMVTMNQRLEADTLLLVTDEFGYKIEFSDADLEDTDADDEIDTEESLVSRAPIVTVMGHVDHGKTSLLDYIRKTNVIAGESGGITQHIGAYNVKLENGQRITFLDTPGHEAFTAMRARGAQVTDIAIIVIAADDDVMPQTKEAISHAQAAGVPMIIAINKVDKPNANPDNIRQQLSGMNILVEEWGGNVQAQEISAKMGNNMDLLLEKVLLQAEMLELKANPERAANGVVIEASLDKGRGYVATMLVQTGTLKVGDYVVAGKNHGKVKALLDERGKNLEEAGPSIPATILGLDGAPTAGDKFRVYADESEGKAIANKREQLQRELSIRTKKHTTLEELGRRIALGEFKELNIILKGDVDGSVEALSDQLQRLSTEEISVKILHSGVGQITESDINLAAASDAIIIGFNVRAGANAKDLADREEIEIRTYSVIYKAIDEVKEAMEGMLSPEIQEQVIGNVEIREVFKISKVGTIAGCMVLTGKVTRQSKVRLLRDGIVKFDGELESLKRFKDDVKEVTKGYECGLNLKGYNDIEQNDILEVYEEVAVKKKLK
- a CDS encoding SusC/RagA family TonB-linked outer membrane protein, translating into MAYAQTTKKDTNNVKVDKEAVIDEVVLVGYTPKKKGDITTAVATIKSSEINNVPVGNFVQNLGGRLAGVDVMVGSGQPGTGGNIIIRGVGSINGGTTPLYVVDGVPLNSTAFAALNPNDFEEITVLKDAASKSMYGAAAGAGVVVIKTKSGKSGFQVQYTGQAGISQKSKYKYQLMDADQWLSWNNSWGNFTDQDVADYKATGVNTDWTKSFLRTGFSMTNDIAISGGANNTNYYFSLGQFSQDGIAQASSLDRYTLNARINSGNGTNFRFGTQTNLSFNRLKGIVGEAGVFTNNPFFAVNTAPVLAPYNDNGTFATGTGLFGEPNYGARALEQALTGERGRNQIKIITSAFGEYDINSNFTARVFGGIDHTQNNTTNYSNPNSYYGSTTSPGQSGALSRALASASTITTNARLSYKNTWDDVHNFNAFVLGEYVGRFRENFGYTGYGLDKAFGATPVGITVAQNILPVINGGSTRFTTLAVLGSLSYNYDSKYYIDANIRRDVSSQFAMGKKAGTFGGASVAWAISKEDFLSDTKVNNLKLRASWGITGNFGDPTSINPYNDLQYYNYGGLYNTTRSLAVGSPLNQNYRWEMENQINIGLDYGLFNDRIWGSVDVYDRQTKNLFLDYSLSATSGFTVIPNYNSGKMSNKGVEVDLHGDIVKNSDLTVSVFANFSYNKNKILDLGQVNQFESGTSIIRVGEAYGSHFIVGWGGVDPQTGNPIYQDINGNPTQVYDAVNNKTGWGTYLAPYTGGFGLDLKYKGFFLNSQFQWKSGYSRFNNQRFFQENPDFWYLNQNVSQLDIWTTPGQITDVQRAGTKVEFTSKFIEDASFLRFKNVRLGYDFKKSFLAGAGIKGITLFADINNVYTWTKWTGFDPDDDNNIAQYEYPTPRIITIGTTLTF